The genomic segment CTCCGCCCCGAGCTGCGGGCGGACCTAGGGCCCGGGTCCGCCCCGCCGACGAGCTTCCAGCCCCGCTCCAGGAGGCGGCGGCTAAAGGCGGGTCAGAGACTGAcccccggggcggggcggggccgcgccGCTTTCCCGTGCTGGGAAACTCGCGTGACGCGCCGcgctggccccggccccggccccgatCCCGATCCCAGGGCCCCGCCCCGTCACGTGGTGCCCGGCCCGCGCGGATCAGCgagcggtgggggaggggccgcgCGCCGAGCAGGGCCCGACTTGGGGGCGGGGCTTTCCCATgggccggccccgccccgccccctacGTCACGGGCCAGGTGCCCCGCGCGAGCCGCGCCCTTCCCGTCATGCCCTGCGCCGCCACTCCAGCCCCGCCTCGTGCCGCTCCCACAAGGTGCCGCGCAGGCCAAGATGGCGGCGCTGGGGGGCGGGtgaggccggggccggggccggggccgggactCACCTCCCGCCGTCCGTCATGGAGCCGCGCGGTGTCCTGCTCGCGCTcagtgccctggcctggggcGCCGGGTGAGCCCACGTGACCCTGCGGCCTGGGACCCCCGCCCCTCGCCTGGCCCCAAGTCCCTGTCCTGTGACCCCCCCGCTGCTCCGTCTGCTGCCTGGGACCCCTCCCCGAGCCTGTgttccccactgcccctccccccaccctgggacCCGACTCCGCCTACCCCTCCCCCTGCTAGTGCCCTacactgctctgcccctccccccatttgtGCCCTATCCTGTTCTGCCcccactgtcccctcccccccattagTGCCCTTTGCtgttctgctcccctccccccatttgtGCCCTATcctgttctgccccctccccccgttaGTGCCCTATCCTGTTctgtccccactgccccctccccccattagtgcCCTATGTtgttctgctcccctccccccatttgtGCCCTATCCTGTtttgcccccactgctcccctcccccaccctgggacccccctgcccctgctagTGCCCTACACTGCtttggccccactgccctcctttTCCCCCTCCAGGATCTCATTGCCCTACCATGCCCCCCATggccctccttccccctcttGTGCCCCTATTGCCACATTTCCCTCTGTCCTGGGATCCTGCCCAGAACCCCACTGCCATGTCTCCTCTTAGCCTCCAAGAGCCACACCAGGCTGGGTGTGACCTGTCAAAGGGGGGCTGCTGGAGATGAAGGCCCAGACTGTTAGCTTCTCCTCCGAGGGCCTCAGGGCCCAGCTGGTCCCAGCCCTGGAGTAGAGGCACCTGCTAGCTGATTGGGTCAAGGGGGCAAAAGCCTGGTCCCAGACACCCGCTCCCCACAACTGACCACGTGTGTTCCCATTTCCTTGCAGCTTGGCAGAGGCAACCGTATCAAGTGAGGTCAAGCACTCAGGTGagtcccaggggtgggggcagagctatTGGGGCCTTGCCAGCGCATCCATCAGGAGGGGTACTGGTTTGTGGAGAACTGGTGCTCATCCGGCCTGCATGGCTCTTGCCGACTGTGTGGTCAGGGCAAGAGCACGTCCCATCCCAGAGAGAGCTTTGGGGTGATCTGCAGGCTGTGGTGCCATCATCCCTGTCCTCAGCTGCCCCTGGGGAGGTGTATCTCTGGGACCTCCTTGTGGGACTGAGAACCCCAGTGGTGATTCGCATGAAAATaaacactccagggcaggggtgtgggggtgggctcagtcctgcagctggctggtggcAGAGCCTGGTGCTCCTTCTTCCCCAGCTGTGCTTGGAGCAcatgctgctgccccgcccccgtgTGTGATCTTAGCCTGTTGGGGCAGGGGAAGTTGTTGGCCAGAAAGTATCAGAGACCTGTTCTTGGAGGCGGACGGGAGCTGGCTTACACCAAGCCAGGAATCAGTCAGAGTTACGCACAAGTTTATTGGGCTTAGTAGGAGCCCAGCAAGTTCTGACACTAAATCTTTCCTTTGCCTGGCTATCTGCTGCCCTTCTCTCCAAACTGGCTGCTCCGACTGCAGCCCccatgcagctgtgctgggtgctgaacctctgcccctctctctgcagtgAGCCCGCTGGCGGCCACTCCCTGCTGGCAAGTAGAGGACTTTGTGATTGCTCAGGACTGTGCCCCATGCTCAACCTTCCAAGCAGTAAGTGTGGGGATGGACTGCCCTGCGGCCAGGTGGCGGGTACCTGTGGGCTCACTGCCTAGTGCTGGTGGTTACATGCTGCTCTGGCCCATTGTGTGGAGAGCATTGCCTGGGTCTGGCTGAAGGTGCAAAGCAGAGACCCCttagggcagggtgtggggggggctaaGCATCCCACCCCATGGAGCAGAGACCCCCTCAGGGTGGCGGAGGGAACGGGGCATTCTGCCTGGCAGAGCATGTGAATGTGGGTTTGGTTTGATTGCAGAAGACGATGGCTGAGTGTAGCATGACTGGCTTCATTGAGCAAATTACCTGTGCCAAGTCCAAGAAGGAGGAGTACAGgaggtgagctgggccctgggaccCTGCCAGCGCAGCATGGGACAGCCAGGGCTCGCTAAGACACAGCCTAGGCTCCTGCGTGTGGCTACCTCATGCTGTATGCAGAGCACCTGAGCTCTTGGGGGAGGTGGCCGCCAGGGCAGTATTGCTGGAGGGACCCTGGACTGTACCTAGCATGGCTATAATGGGGCCCACTGCAGCTGTCCTGTCCTGTAATGCAGTGGGGCAGTTCCCAGCAGCTGTGTGAGGCTGTGTTGGGACACgtcacatctcacagagctggaagggaccttgggaggtcattgagtccaatcctctgccctcttggcagggcagAGCATCAACCttttttttgccccagatcccctcagggattgaactctcaactgggtttagcaggcaaatgctcaaaccactgagatatctgtccccactgcccagcccggcAGAACTCTTGATGCTGGCTCCAATCCCAGCACTGTCACCTCTttcctctctctgcagctgccgCTCAGTGGAGACAGAAGCCCACAGCTTCTGGAAGTTTGAGGGAGCCATGATCTGTGTGGCTGTGGTCTTTGCCCTGCTGGTCATGTGCCgccagagggtgctggacagAAAGGCCCTGGAGAAGGTTCGCAAGCAGATAGAGTCCATTTAGTGCCCAGTGACCTCCCAGTGCTGCTCACGTCGTTGTGTCTTGTGCAGGGAACTGGGGTGTGGATGCCAACCCCCTTTCCTGCTCCAGGGAGCTGCGGGAGGAGGAAATGCATCAGACTGAGATCTGTGTCCTGGCAGAATCCCTCAGACTGCTTAGGAGTGGTGTTCTAGCGGCTCAGAGCCATGCCGAACATTGCTCTGCTTCTTCCTTGGATCGCCAGGCACTGAGGCTCCCCTGTGCCCATCTCGCCGGCCAGTTGGCAGGTCAGGGCCCCGCCCCTCCTTGGCTCCTTTCGCCAGCTCTCTGCGTACATGGAATCCCTCTGTGAttggtggctgctggtggggtgtggagcctgagcccagccagggctgccacctCGCATCCCTCGAAATtaccacagcacccagccctgctcagtcAGCAGCTTCAGGAGGAGTGTCTGAGCCTGCCCACATCCTGCTGTGCTGGCTTCCAGCCtggtgcagcacagcagggccctgggttaatgcagccccaggctcctgcaggagcagagcgtGACCCTGCCTGGCTGAAGGGACAGCGGGGAAAGCAGCCTTCGAGGGAGAGGTGCCataggcagcagctgcccccttccctcagcACAAAGGTCGTGCTGTGGGCCTGCCATGTGCAGCCCTGCCACGACTCCAGAGTCCCATGCTGCGGCCGTGGCAGTCTCAGGCAGCACCAGCTGCCCCTTTGCACCAGGGGCTCTGAGCTTGTCAGACCAGTCCCAGAGTTCTGCTGTAAGGAGTGCcaggccccttcctcctccaagGGAGGTGTgagcagggctgcctgccctcGACCCCGTCCCCTGCAGGGGGTAGGGGagctgccctgctgggctggatgcaggggtgccagaagccctggggcagcagactgCTGGGCTGGCCGCTCTGTTGCAGTGCCACGTAGGGCTGATGCTGTTACCCAACGCGGCGCCTCCTGCCAgtgtggagggagcccagccaggcctctgggcaggactgtgcccttcccccagccagactTAAAGTAGTGGCTTCCCTCATGCTGCTGTCCCCCTGCTCTAGGGCATCAGGTCTTGGCCAgtagttctcccagctggggtgctggagcaAAAGGCAGGGCAAAGGTTTCCCCGGGGGCCTGGCCATGCCTTGGGCTTAGGGCTTTAGCCAAGGTCTGGCTCCAGGGCAGATCCCACCACTGAGCCCAGCTCCTGGGCACCCTGTCTTGCTACTGCAGCAGGAGGCTtgtggctggcagctgggctaggccaggctggggaggggggaggggctagAGGAGGCATCTCTGGTAATTCATGGGCATTGAGTCTTCTGGCCTTCATCCTGGCTCCTTGTTCCTCCTTGCTGGGTGTCCCTCCGGCAGGAGCtgagcaggccaggctggggagccctggtCACAAGGATCACTACACTCTGCTTCACAGGCCGGGGTCTCCTGTGGCTGaggcaccccacctccccacgccagctggggcagctcctcagccccctaaagcagtggtgtccaaaaggaaacCACCCAATCACCACATGCCCACTGTCCCCTCacctgccgcagcctgacacCCTATCCgctgtgactcaccagagctgcccagccccaagccgcacagccctgagagctggggcagaggttcCTTGGGGGCTGGACGGCAGCGGCCTGGGCCACACGGTAGGGCAGCTGCTTGGGCACAGTGCACCTCTCAGGGCTGGGCAACTCCAGCGGCACAGTGCCCACAGAGCCACCACCTGGCCCCCAAGCCAGCCACATGGCTTCTGCGCCAGCCTGCTGACCTCCATTCCCCGCAAGGTGCTCAGCGTGTTGGACGCTGTGGCCCTAGAGCAGATCAGACGGTTGGGTGCAGCCGGGGGCTGGATGCTCCCAGACGGGTCCTAGCGGGGAGAGCCTCCAGGGTGCCAGAGGAGGGTTATGAGGATGGGTATTCAGGAATTTCACcattgccctcccccaccccaagccagtGCTGGCAGCCAGGAAGCAGCCATGTGAGGATGGTGCAGTGAGCCCTGTGTTCCCTTGGGTGCCCCAacttgggcaaggtgggagcagaCAGCTGCACCAGTACAATCCGGCTGGTCTCCTGGGCTGCCCTTGGCGTCggtcacagctgcaggcagggctggccgcctgcacacccagctgcccccactcgcTGGAGACCAGTTGCACAGCATCCTCAGATTCCCTCTGGGCAGGGCACCCCAAAACCACCCCAGGGGCCAGACGTGGACATACTCTAAGGGTAGCTGGTGTCACTCAGTGGgaccggcccagccctgcagagcccctGAACGCTGCCGGGGCGAACCCTGTTAGTTCCTCTGTAGGTGAGGTGACTGACCCTTGGTGACAGGCTGAAGTCTTCCCCCCAGGTTCTCGAGCTGGGGGGGACAAACCCCCGGCGCGGTCAGGCTGGCTACAAAGGCTGCAGGTGGCCACGTGCAGCTTGGTGCTCAGGGCCAGGTTTAGTATTTAAAAGGCTTTGGAATGAGGAATGTCATTAAAACCCTCTTGGTGCAGCCGTTTGGTTTGCCTTTAAGAGCTGGGGTCTGGCTAAGGGGCAGgcggcaggagctgggctggagtaAGCAGCAAGTAGCAGGGAGCCGCAGGCAGTGACTGGAAGCCAGAGGTAAAACCCAGGGGCCGGGCTTCACcctcctggggatgggaggtcaGAGGGTGGCtcagggggctgggcctgggcaccATCATGTGGGCAGGCGTAAGACAGTGCTGCCTCcggggcagaggggcagccccAGGTGGGGGGCCCCCAGACAGACCTGCCCTTTTGCGCacggagaggggctgcagcctcccaTGGCCATGCTCCACAGGACCCAGGGAGCCCGAGCAGCTGGCACCATGTGGTGCTTGGGAACATGGGGTCCTGCGATCAGGGCCCTAAATCCAGACACAGGCAGCCTGAGCACTGCACCCCTCAGCACAGCTCAAGCGCCCCAAGCCTGGGCCTAGCTTTGGGGACTAGGGgagcccctggagcagcagccccaagCTAGGCCCAGGCTTGGGGTGCTGAACACAGGtggctgagctgtgctgaggggTGCAGTGTCCTCCCGGCCTGGAGGGAGCAGAACCTGCCTTGCGGCCGGTGGGAGCAACACCtggcagtgctccctgccccttcctcagctgtgctgagtggctggcccctgcctgcAGCGCTGCACCAAGTGGCCTGCGCTGGGGCCTGTGGGTGGACGCCAGAGAGTTGCGGCTGTAGGTGGGTGTTACAGGTGGCTCCGTGGGCCTCCCGGCCGCATCTCAGCTACCttgtggcaggggtgaggggaggagaaggggaaccCAGCAGTTATGCGGAGCGCAGAGCAGAGgcggagcccagccccagcccgggggCCCACCGCAGGCATGGTGGAGGTGGTGGGCCTGTCCCAATAGGTCACTGAGGACACCCGGGGGGGGTGGCATGTGGTCTTGTTCCAGGGGGAAACAGGCACGGACAGGACTGGGGTGGGGTCCTGGGACGGGGTTGACCTCGCTGTAAAAGCTTCAGCCTCAGTGAAAAGCCCTTCCTGGAAATCAGCCTCTGGCAGGGGGGTGATGGGAGCAGcctagccctgccctgcccccgagtgccacccaccagccccagcaggggggtCAGTCTGTCCATCCACACTGCACCCCGTGTTACTCCAGGCACCCCAGCGCAGGTgagaccaaagcctgagcccaggCAGTGTCCCCAGGACACATGGAGGCCTGAGCCCATCGGCAGCCTCAGCTGCctgcagtgagggggtggggggcaccagctgctggtcagggcagcccagtgaaagGGGTGTGCCTTGTCCCCAGGCAGGGCAGTGTGGTACGTGCCCATGCGCATCTTCCAGGGTCCACTGGGTGCTCGggcaggcagccacccaggagagatccaggggcTGTCCAGCTGGTCAGTGTCTGCTGGTGGGGacatccacacacaccttggtgcacagcaCAAACGTTATTCCACCCTGGATggacacactgtgtgtgtgtgtgtgcgtgcgcgtacGTACGTACATGCTtgtgcactgggggggcagtagccaacatggattcacgaggggcaagtcctgcctcaccaatctgatcagcttctgtgatgaggtaacaggctctgtggacatggggaagtcagtggatgtgatataccttgacttcagcaaagcttttgatatggtctcccacaacatccttgtccagaagttaaggaaatatggattgggtccttggactataagatgaatagaaagctggcttgacagtcgggcccaacgggtagtggtcaatggctcgatatctggatggtggtcggtttcaagcggagtgctgcaaggctcagttctggcattggtgttattcaacatctttattaatggcctggatgagggactgggttgcaccctcagcaagtttgtggatgatacaaaactagggggagaggtagatacgttgaagcgtagagagagaatccagagggacctggataaattggaggactgggccaaaagaaatctgatgctgttcaataaggagaagtgtagagtcctgcacctggggcggaagaatcccaagcattgttataggctggggaccgactggctcagcagcagtatgatggaaagggatctaggggttatggtggatgaaaggctggatatgagtaaacagtgtgcccttgtagccaagaaagctaacagcatacgggggtgcattaggaggagcattgcaagcagatctagagaagtagttattcctctttatttggcaccggtgaggccacatctggaatattgtgtccagttttggacaccccgcccccagtataaaaaggatgtggatttgttggagcaggttcagcaaaggtcaacaaaaatgattaaggggctggagcacaagacctatgaggagaggctgaggaacctGGGCTTGtgtagcttacagaagagaagacttggaggtgatttaatagcagccttcaacttcctgaaggggagctctaaaaaggaaggtgagaagctgttctcagtggtgtcagatggcagaacaaggagtcatggtttgatgttacagagggagaggtgtaggttagacattaagaaaaactacttcaccaggtgggtggtgaagcattggaatgcgttgcctagagaggtggtggattctccatccctggaggtttttaagtcctggctggacaaggtcctggctgggatgacttagtgggggttgatcctggttgaagcaggggactcgactagatgacctcctgaggtcccttccagccctgtgattttgtgtgtgtgtgtgtgtggacatttgtgcactgggggggtgtACACACCCATgcactgggggctgtgtgtgtgtgcacacctgTGTGCTGGGGCCGTACCACTGGGTCCCAGGGAGACGCTTCCTGCTTGGCTGCCCTGCGCAGCATCCCCACTAGTGGGGAGGAAGTTCCCAGCTTGAGGCTGCAGTTTGTGTGTCAATCAAAGGGGCACCTTGGTGCCACCCCCTGTAAGGGAGTTGTCCCTGCCAGGCGCCTGCCACAGGCCACTGCCAcacccccagcagtgctgggggagcctggcagctgccTTTAGAGCAGGCTGAGCTTTGGGGCTCCCTTGCTTGGGCAGCTGGGAATGTCCTAACGCTGAGGGGAGGAGTGGGATTGAACAGCTCAGCTGTGTGGACAGGAGCCggctgctctggcctgggctctctggggtgggcacagagcccgcagtggggctcagggagcCTCAGCCAACCTTGGCCTGACAggatccctgcctgctgtgcccagcccccGCTGAGACTGGTGGCTGGGCAGAGGGTCGGGGAAGCCCAAGTACTGGCATTACTGGCTCGAGGCCTAGTGCCCGGGCACAGGGTGGTGCCGGGGTTGGCCAAGGCAGCCCTGTGCCCCGTTCcctctcctgcagcagcaccaggagGTGAGTGCAAGCTGGGCCAGGGCCTGTGGAAAGGACGGGGGCTCAGCAGTGCTCCACAAGCCTGGGCTTGGGAGGGGCCATGCTGAGCGCAGAACCTTtggggcctggctgcagggtgtaggtggggagtcctcccagctgggctgggggccccGGCAGGTGGCATCTGGCCCTCACCCAGTGCCTGagcccagcctccagcagccctgcgAAGGGAGCGGGCGGCTGCATTGAGCCCTGCAGTTGATGGGCTgagctgctctgctcccccagggTGACCTGGCCTCGGAGCTGCCCAGGGGTTGCAGGGTGGGCAGATGCTCCCCACACCTGGGGAGCCAGGTGtgacctgcccagcccaggcactaGCCCATTCAGAGCCcggccagggagctgcagtggccCCCATGTGTCCATcctggcagcaggcaggagaTGGGCTTTCCGGCCTGATTAGCTCAGAGTGGCACCTCCAGGGCGACGCTGGCCCATGGCACAGAGTCCCCGGCAGCagatccacccctcccccagctgccagctgctccgCTGCAGCTGGCATCCTCACCCCGATGGCACTGACACCGTGGGGGTGACCAGAGCCTGTGGGGTGGGTGCAGCAGGGGCACTGGGGACAGTGTCAGTGCTTCCCTCTCCATgggtcccagcagccctgggaaagccCCTCTGGTCCCTCACATCTCCTCCGCGTGGCCTGCCTTAACAGCagccctgctggctctgagcctCGTCCCCTGGGGCAGGCCCATGGGCTGCTCCAGATGGGCCTGCACAGACATGTTCTTGCTGCCAGCACCCAGAGGGGTGGCGCCCCCGTATGCCCCttctgctctggcctctgctgccaccttgggcaccagctgctcccctggggctggttCGGGCCCTGCTGCCGATGGCTCCTGTGTGCTGGGGGCTTCGGCCGGCTCAGAGGACTCTCTCTGGTTCAGGATGTTCCTGGAGATCACTGGGATGGGGGGAAAGGCAGCATTAGAGAGTGACTGGGTGGGGGtcctgggggtgcaggcaggggccccagggctggtggggtagggatctgtgtggctgccctgtcctgccagggtgggggcagggcagggatctgTGGGGGTGTCTGGACAGATGCCTttgggcagagccaggccaggcagTGGCAGGAAGTGGGTCAGCCTCGGGGGCGTTTGGTTCTGATCCCTCTCGGTTCCATGGGGAAGTTCTGCCCACCTCCCATGTCCCAGCTGGGTTACCTCCGGTGGGGGCGGAGTTGCCCTGGGTGCCCCGTGCCCCCCCATGCAgggggctgtagctgggggaGATGAGCAGTGCCAGGGAGATGAGCAGGATctgcaggaggaagggagaagggtCACAGCCCCTGAgccagtgcagggctggcctgtCCTGCATGGGCAGCCCGGAGTGGGgccgtgcaggggtggggtgtgcatGGCAGCTGGGCTGTACCAGGATGCAGGTGCTGGTCTGTGCTGCTTTGCTGGATGTGGGTCTGATCAGCGCTTGCAGCTTCCGGAGCTGGCTCAGCAGGGACCTGTGGGGAgcagagagcagctgaggggcagggcctggcctgggtACAGCATCCCCCCCCCTGCCGTGAAGCTGGGTGGGCTCGGTTCTACCATGCCAGGGATCCTCTGCAGCTACCGGGGTTCCCCACAGATCTGCAGTACACCATGCTCCTGTGGGTGGGAATCTTCCTGGCTTTGGGAggggcacagtggggctgggtgcctggactcctgggttctcgcctgggaggggcatgggctggtgggttagagcaggggggctgggtgcctagactcctgggttctccccctggcctgggaggggcacaggggctggtggATTAGAGGGCGGGACTGGgtgcccggactcctgggttctcttcttgGAGGGGAGTGGAACCCAGTGGCTGCGTGACACTCACATGTTGCATTTCTCCAGCTCCTGCACCTGCTTCTGCAGCTCCTGGTTCTGGGCTGAAGACGAGGCCACCCTGCCGGGAGAagagccaggctggtcagggtcctgtccagctgcctgccccggGGAGGCACAGCCCcgctgtggcagggcagcagccggcCCCCTTGGCACAGCATCTGCCGGCGGGTGCTGCTCCTGAtggctggcactgagcagggcaggcgGTGCCCTTGTGGGGGCAAGGGGGCTTCGCCCATGGTGGCGTGTGTGGGCCCAGCGGTGCCCCTGGCGCTCACCGGCTCTCCAGCCCGTCCACATACTCCTTCTTGCGCCGCCGGCTGTCCTGGGCCGACTGCTTGTTCCGGATCTTCCTCCGCACCTTCTTCAGGAGCCGCTCCTCAGCCTTGGGGCAGACGTGACCTGAAACCCTGGgcggctccctccccccccacccccagcgctggccCATGGgggggctccctccccccaccccagcgctgGCCCATGGggggggctccctccccccccaccccaaccccagcgcTGGCCCATGgggggctccctccccccaccccggcgcTGGCCCACGGGCGGCTTCCCTCAGCActtgcctctgccccacccaggaATCCCCCTGCTCCTGGGGTACAAGCCGCGTCTCAGACTGCAAGGCCACgcccccaggctgtgcccagtCCCCCCGGAGCCTGCcaagagcaccagctgctccggcccagctgggctgctctgTGGGGCGGTTGTGTGCCGGAGTCAGGACAAGCTCCTAGTGAACGTGCTGCCCTGCAAATGTGCTCCCCATCATCCTCTCCTGCCTGGCCTCACATAGAGACGCCCCCCTGCCCTCGTGCAGGCTTGCACACTTGTGGCacgctccagccagcctggctcccacTCGCACAGCGACACTGCTGGCTCCCGTACCTTGGTGAGCGGCAGGGCGCTGGGCAGGGAGACGCCCTCCTGAGACAGCAGCCGCTTCTCCTCCTCCGTCAGGAACAGAGCTgggaagtgcagctgctggacagagtcagggctgcagggcccagctgagggcctcccctcccctcagcccccacttCCCAGCAGGTGTGACTCGGCTCCAGGAGGGAACTCCAGTGACTTGGGGAAGTGGGCGGGGTGGCACCTCaggccctgtgggcagcagctgagctgcagcagctcttggtgtggaggggatgtgggggcaggcccc from the Carettochelys insculpta isolate YL-2023 chromosome 30, ASM3395843v1, whole genome shotgun sequence genome contains:
- the JTB gene encoding protein JTB: MEPRGVLLALSALAWGAGLAEATVSSEVKHSVSPLAATPCWQVEDFVIAQDCAPCSTFQAKTMAECSMTGFIEQITCAKSKKEEYRSCRSVETEAHSFWKFEGAMICVAVVFALLVMCRQRVLDRKALEKVRKQIESI